A single window of Anopheles moucheti chromosome 2, idAnoMoucSN_F20_07, whole genome shotgun sequence DNA harbors:
- the LOC128306677 gene encoding insulin-degrading enzyme, with the protein MLAQVVLRSTYIINGSIVRNVNRLCNIQLRKSLFYSTNFTIRAVHNNRSVSYRNAKAIDNMATELTSKAQLSNSSMSLPQSTANASIERINTITKSIQDNRDYRGLKLSNGMKVILISDPTTDRSAAALSVAVGHLSDPTEILGLAHLCEHMLFLGTAKYPKEDEYTTFLKAHGGSSNAATCSDITKYYFDVIPSKLEDALDRFSQFFIAPLFNEEVTEREINAVNSEHEKNVSQDMWRIKQVTKSLCKPSHAYSRFGTGNKETLSESPKQNNINVRNELIKFCNTWYSSNIMSLAVFGQESLDELEAMVVKIFDPIENKQVVAPSWPDMPYGNEQLSTKTYIVPVKDIRSLTISFQMEDLEQYYKAGPENYVSHLIGHEGKGSILSELKARGWCNKLSSGYCSLGRGFGSLDVMVDLTEDGFKHIDDTAKLIFQYINMLRIKKPQKWIFEEYCNLCEMLFRFKDKEYPSSLVTKVASSMHLFPLEDVLVAHFLITEWRPDLVEDLISKLTPDKARLIIVGKKCEPLANAEERWYGTKYGVYKIEPSILEYWSSPDLNDNLNLPEPNPFIPTDFELLPLDSGIDNFPTVIQDTPMIRTWFKQDVEFLKPKALMTFDFNSPIVYSNPLNCNLTRLFVQLLKDQLNEFLFEADLAGLGFGVSNTTSGISLSIGGYSHKQVILLEKVLDSMFNFKIDRRRFDILKEQYVRSLKNYQTEQPNQHAIYYLALLLTEQAWTRQELLDSTLLLTLERLQMFIEQLLSQMHVECFIYGNVNKEKALQMTRLVEDKMKYTDVTVVPLLARQLLPKREYKIGKGESFLFEATNEFHKSSCTQLYLQCGQQEPHSIFVDILSQLLSEKCYSQLRTKEQLGYVVFCAPRKANGICGLRIIVQSLRHPTYVEERIENFLNDMLDYLENLTDSEFNHHKEALIALFLEKPKRLITQFNIYLHEISLRQYHFNRAQVEAEKLRTLTKQQVIDYYKEHILIGAPSRSTLSIHVVSTADRGTAPDVEESPAEVEPEPTAEQNTVIKDFIRVTDLASFKSSRSLYPLAQPYMDIMPKGGRCKL; encoded by the exons ATGTTAGCTCAGGTGGTATTACGTAGTACTTATATTATTAACGGATCAATAGTCCGAAATGTCAATAGGCTGTGCAACATCCAACTAAG GAAATCACTGTTTTACAGCACAAATTTTACTATAAGAGCAGTGCATAATAACCGATCAGTAAGCTACAGGAACgcgaaagcgatcgataaTATGGCAACCGAACTAACGAGCAAAGCTCAATTGTCGAATTCATCGATGTCTCTTCCTCAATCTACTGCAAATGCGTCAATCGAGCGTATCAATACCATCACTAAATCGATCCAGGACAATCGTGACTATCGCGGTTTAAAGCTGTCTAATGGAATGAAAGTCATCTTAATATCCGATCCTACTACGGACCGATCTGCCGCCGCTCTTTCCGTCGCGGTAGGCCATCTTAGTGATCCTACGGAAATACTGGGCTTGGCACATCTGTGCGAACATATGCTGTTTCTCGGTACAGCGAAATATCCCAAAGAAGACGAATACACAACCTTTTTGAAAGCCCATGGTGGAAGTTCGAATGCCGCCACATGTTCCGACATAACGAAATACTATTTCGATGTTATTCCCAGCAAGTTAGAGGATGCACTGGATCGGTTTTCGCAATTCTTTATTGCTCCGCTGTTCAACGAGGAAGTAACAGAGCGAGAAATTAATGCAGTAAATTCGGAGCATGAGAAAAATGTGTCACAAGACATGTGGCGAATCAAGCAGGTGACCAAGTCCCTTTGCAAACCCTCACACGCCTACAGTCGTTTTGGTACGGGTAATAAGGAAACGCTTTCGGAAAGTCCGAAACAGAACAACATTAACGTACGTAATGAACTGATAAAGTTTTGCAATACGTGGTACTCATCAAACATCATGAGCCTAGCTGTGTTCGGGCAAGAAAGCTTAGATGAACTGGAAGCTATGGTGGTAAAAATATTCGACCcaattgaaaacaaacaagtagTTGCTCCTTCATGGCCAGATATGCCGTACGGCAACGAGCAACTTAGTACGAAAACTTATATAGTACCCGTAAAAGATATCAGATCGTTGACTATATCCTTTCAGATGGAAGATCTAGAACAGTACTACAAAGCTGGTCCGGAAAATTACGTGAGCCATCTGATTGGGCATGAAGGGAAAGGAAGCATTTTATCGGAGTTGAAAGCTCGCGGCTGGTGCAACAAGTTAAGTAGTGGCTACTGCAGTCTGGGCAGAGGATTTGGTAGTTTAGATGTGATGGTCGACTTAACGGAAGATGGATTTAAGCATATCGATGACACGGCAAAGCTCATTTTCCAGTACATCAATATGTTACGTATAAAAAAGCCTCAAAAATGGATATTTGAAGAGTATTGCAACCTGTGCGAGATGTTGTTTCGGTTCAAGGACAAAGAATATCCCAGCTCGTTAGTAACGAAAGTGGCCAGCTCAATGCATTTATTTCCGTTGGAAGATGTGTTAGTGGCGCACTTTTTAATTACCGAATGGCGGCCTGATCTTGTGGAAGATCTAATTAGTAAGCTGACTCCCGACAAAGCACGACTCATTATTGTGGGTAAAAAATGCGAACCATTGGCAAACGCTGAAGAACGTTGGTACGGTACAAAGTACGGTGTGTACAAAATCGAACCTTCAATACTGGAA tATTGGTCTTCGCCAGATTTAAACGACAATCTCAATTTGCCCGAGCCCAATCCATTTATTCCGACTGATTTTGAATTACTGCCCCTTGACAGTGGAATAGATAACTTTCCAACTGTAATACAAGATACGCCTATGATCCGGACATGGTTTAAACAAGATGTAGAGTTCCTGAAACCAAAGGCTTTGATGACTTTCGATTTCAACAGCCCGATCGTGTACTCCAACCCTTTGAACTGCAACCTGACTCGTCTATTTGTACAGCTGCTCAAAGATCAActaaatgaatttttattcgAAGCAGATTTGGCAGGATTAGGGTTTGGAGTTAGCAATACAACTTCTGGTATTAGC CTTTCTATTGGTGGCTACAGTCACAAGCAAGTAATATTGCTTGAAAAGGTATTGGATAGTATGTTCAACTTTAAAATTGATCGTCGCAGATTCGATATATTGAAAGAACAATATGTCCGAAGCCtcaaaaactatcaaacaGAACAGCCTAATCAGCATGCCATCTATTACCTAGCATTGCTCCTGACAGAACAGGCATGGACAAGACAAGAGCTTTTGGATTCAACCCTGT TACTTACCTTAGAACGTCTTCAAATGTTCATTGAGCAGCTACTGTCCCAAATGCACgtcgaatgttttatttatggaaACGTAAACAAGGAGAAAGCATTGCAAATGACGCGATTGGTAGAAGACAAAATGAAGTATACCGATGTCACGGTTGTACCGCTACTGGCTAGGCAGTTACTCCCGAAGCGTGAATACAAGAtcggaaaag GTGAAAGCTTCTTGTTCGAGGCAACCAACGAGTTTCATAAGAGTTCCTGCACCCAGCTATACTTGCAATGCGGCCAGCAAGAGCCTCATTCGATATTCGTCGACATTTTATCGCAATTGTTAAGCGAAAAGTGTTACTCTCAGTTGCGCACTAAAGAACAGCTGGGTTATGTCGTGTTCTGCGCACCACGTAAAGCAAATGGGATATGTGGTCTACGAATCATAGTGCAGTCACTCCGTCATCCTACGTATGTAGAAGAACGTATCGAAAATTTCCTCAACGACATGCTG GATTATTTAGAAAACTTGACAGACAGTGAGTTTAACCACCACAAGGAAGCGTTAATCGCACTGTTCCTGGAGAAGCCGAAACGGCTGATCACACAATTCAATATATATCTTCATGAAATATCCTTGAGACAGTATCATTTTAATCGTGCACAAGTAGAAGCTGAAAAACTTCGAACTTTGACGAAGCAACAAGTCATCGATTATTATAAG GAACATATTTTAATCGGCGCACCATCCAGAAGTACTTTGTCTATTCACGTAGTTTCCACTGCTGACAGAGGTACTGCACCAGATGTCGAGGAATCACCAGCGGAAGTAGAGCCAGAACCTACGGCTGAACAAAATACAGTGATTAAGGACTTTATCAGAGTGACGGATTTAGCCAGCTTCAAATCTTCTCGCTCGCTCTATCCTTTAGCTCAACCTTACATGGATATCATGCCAAAAGGAGGGCGATGCAAACTGTAA